CTCGTGATGCGCCGGCTCCTCGAACGGCGGACGCGGGAGCGCCTCTACCTGGAGGGACTCCTCAACATGGTCGACGACCTGCGCGCGGTGGTCCCGGATCAGGCCCTCGATCGGTTCGTCGGCCTGATCCACGCCGTGCAGGACGAGGAGCGGTTCATCGCCGCTGTCCGGGAGACTCGGGGCGAACGGGATGGCCTGGTGGTGAACGTGGGTGACTTTCCTCTCCCCGGGTTGGAGGAGTTCAGTGTGATCACCCACGATTACCGCCCCTACTCCGGAGTGATCGGGGTGATCGCCCCGCTGTGGATGGACTACAGCCGTGCCCTGTCGGCAACGAGCTACATCGCCAACCGGCTGGAGGCCCTCCTCGTCGCGTCATGCAAAAGAACGGTAGGAGGAAGAGATGACGGAAGATAAAGATAAGAAGCTGAATAAGGAAGAAACAGAGGAAAAGCAGGAGCAGCCCCTGGAAGAACTCCTGCGCAAGAAGGATGAGGAGATCCAAAGCTACATCGACCGGCTCAAGCGCCTGCAGGCCGAGTTCGAGAACTACAAGAAGCGGGTCCTGCGGGACATGGCGAGCCTGGAGGAACGGGTCTCCGACCGGGAGGTCCTCGATTTCCTCCCCTTGTACGACAACCTCGAGCGCGCGTTCGCGAGCTACAGCGGGAACAACGACGCGCAGTCGTTCATCGAGGGGATAGAGAGGATCTTCGCCCAGTTCGATCAGATCCTGAAGCAAAAGGGGATAACCCCGATCGAGGCCGAAGGGACCCTGTTCGACCCCGCGCTGCACGAGGCGCTGCTGAGCGTGGAGAGCGACCAGGAACCGAACGTGATCCTGGAGGAGTTCGAGCGCGGGTACCTTCGACGCGGCCGGGTCCTGCGGCCGAGCAAGGTGAAGGTGAGCAAGGGAAAGAGACAGGATACTAAGGAGGATGAAGATGGCGGACAAAGTTAAGGAGAAGATTATCGGAATAGATTTAGGAACGACCAACTCGTGCGTCGCCGTCCTCGAGGGCGGATCCCCGGAGGTGATTCCCAACGCTGAGGGAGAGCGGACCACCCCGTCGGTGGTCGCGTTCACCGAGAACGGGGAGCGCCTCGTCGGGCGGCTGGCCAAGCGCCAGGCGATCACCAACCCAAACCGGACGGTCACCTCGATCAAGCGCAAGATGGGGACCGACTACCGGGTGCGGATCGAGGTGAACGGGAAGGTGGAGGAGTACACCCCGGAGCAGATCTCGGCGATGATCCTGCAGAAGCTGAAGGCCGACGCCGAGGCGCATCTCGGTGGTAAGGTCAAGAAGGCGGTCATCACCGTCCCGGCCTACTTCAACGATGCGCAGCGTCAGGCAACGAAGGACGCAGGGAAGATCGCCGGGCTCGAGGTGATGCGGATCATCAACGAGCCGACCGCGGCCGCCCTTGCCTACGGCCTGGATAAGGCCGAGGAACAGACGATCCTCGTATACGACCTCGGGGGAGGGACGTTCGACGTCTCGATCCTCGAGATCGGAGACGGGGTGTTCGAGGTGGTGGCGACCGACGGTGATACCCAGCTCGGAGGCGACGACTTCGACCGCCGGATCATGGACTGGCTCGTGGACGAGTTCCGCGCCGATACCGGGATCGACCTGACCAAGGATCCGTCCGCGATGCAGCGGCTGAAGGACGCGGCCGAGGCGGCGAAGAAGGAGCTCTCGAGCCGGATGGAGACGACGATCAACCTCCCGTACATCAGCGCCGACTCCACCGGGCCGAAGCACCTGGAGCGCAAGCTCACCCGCGCCAAGTTCGAGCAGATGATCGAGGACTACCTGAACCGGACGATGGACATCGTGGAGGGTGCGCTCAAGGCAGCAGGCAAGACGGAGAAGGACATCGATCAGGTGGTCCTGGTGGGAGGATCGACCCGCATCCCCAAGGTGCAGGAGTTGATCGCGTCCCGCATCCCGGGAAAGATCAACAAGGAGATCAACCCGGACGAGGTCGTGGCGTGCGGCGCGGCGATCCAGGGCGGAGTCCTCGCCGGTGAGGTGGACGAGATCGTGCTTCTCGACGTGACGCCGCTGACGCTCTCCATCGAGACCCTCGGTGGGATCGCCACCCCGCTCATCGAGCGGAACACCACCATCCCGACCGAGAAGACGAAGACGTTCACCACCGCCGAGGACAACCAAACTACGGTGGAGATCCACGTGGTCCAAGGGGAGCGGAAGATGGCGGCGGACAACAAGTCCCTCGGCAAGTTCCAGCTCACCGGGCTTCCGCCTGCTCCGCGCGGGGTGCCGCAGATCGACGTGACGTTCAGCATCGACGCCGACGGGATCCTGCACGTGACCGCGAAGGACAAGGCGACCGGGAAGAGCTCCTCGATCACGATCAAGGAGACCTCGCGCCTGTCCGAGGCCGAGATCGAGCGGATGCGGAAGGAGGCCGAGGAGCACGCCGAGGAGGACAAGCGCCGCGCCGAGGAGATCGAGGTCCGCAATCAGGCCGACCAGCTCGTCTACCAGACCGAGAAGGCGCTGAACGAGCTCGGGGACAAGGTCCCGCAGGCGAAGCGTGCCGAGCTCGAGGACCAGATCCGTCAGCTCAAGGAGAAGCTCTCCAGCAACGCGCCGGTGGATGCCCTGCGCCGGGCGATGGAGGAACTGGCCAAGAGCGCACAGCAGCTCGGAGCAGAGGCGTACAAGCAGGCGTCGACGGAGCAGCAGGCGAGCGGGGCCGGGTCTTCGTCCGAAGAGTCCGAGCCCAAGCCCGGCGATTACGTCGACGCTGAGTATGAGGACAAGGACGAGAACAAGTAAAATGCGGTCTTAGATCACAGCTACGGAGGAAGGGGGCGGCGTGACCAAGCGAGATTACTACGAGATCCTCGGTGTCTCCCGTGACGCGAGCCCGGAGGAGATCAAGCGCGCTTATCGCCGTAAGGCGAAGGAGTTCCATCCGGACCGCAACCCCGGCGACCGCAAGCGCGCGGAGGAGGCGTTCAAGGAGGCGACCGAGGCGTACGAGGTCCTCTCCGACCCGGAGAAGCGGGCCCAGTACGATCGCTACGGTCACGCCGGCCCGGCACAGGGGTTCGACTTCTCTGGGAGCGACTTCCGCCGCGCGCGCGAGGCGTGGTCGGAGTTCGGGTTCGGTGGGTTCGACGACATCTTCGACTTCTTCTTCCGCCAGGGAGCGCCGCAGACGGCGACGCGGACTCAACGCGCCCGGGTGCAACGGGGTGAGGACATCGAGTACAAGCTGCGGATCACCCTGGAGGACGCCGCCACCGGGACCCGGATGCGGATCACTGCCCCGCGGCTGGTCAAGTGCGATCACTGCAACGGGACCGGGATGGAGCCGGGGACGAGCAAGCGGGTCTGTCCGACGTGCGGCGGTCGCGGCCAGGTGGAGTACCGCCAGCAGAGCCTGCTCGGTAGCTTCGTCACGGTGCGCACCTGTCCCGAGTGCAACGGGACCGGGGAGGTGATCGAGCATCCGTGCTCCCGCTGTCATGGAACAGGACGGGTCAAGGAGCGGAGCAAGATCTCGATCAACGTCCCCGCCGGGGTGGACAACGGCTCCCGCCTGCGCCTCAAGGGGCAGGGGAACGCGGGGCCGAACGGCGGACCACCCGGTGATCTGTACATCGTGATCGAGGTCATCCCCCACCCCAAGTTTCGCCGCGAGGGACGCGATATCCACTCCCAGATCAAGGTGAGCTATCCCCAGGCCGTCCTCGGGGCGAAGGTCACGGTCGAGACCCTATGGGGAGAGGAGACGGTGACGATCCCGCCGGGGACGCAGCCCGGGACGGTGATCAGGTTAAAGGGGAAGGGAATGCCCGAGCTGAACGGCCGCGGCCGCGGTGATCACTACATCGAGGTTCAGGTCGACGTGCCGCGCAAGGTCAATTCGGCCCAGCGCCGCCTCCTCCTCGAGCTGCAGCGGACCCTCCCTCCGCCAGAAGGGTCTTGATGACCTCCCGCATCGCTCCGATCGCCCGGGCGCGGTGGCTGATCCGGTTCTTCACGTCCTCTCCCAGCTCGGCCAGGGTTTGGTCGTAGCCGTCGGGGATGAACAGGGGGTCATAGCCGAACCCCCCCTCGCCGCGCGGCGCGGTCGCAATCCTTCCGGATAGAATCCCGTTGCACACGTACTCCCGTCCGTCCGGGAACCGAAGGACAGCGACGTCCACAAACCGGGCGCGACGATCGGTCACCCCGGTCAGATTCTTGAGCAGAAGTGCGTTGTTGCGCGCGTAATCGACCGGCTCGCCTGAGTAGCGGGCCGAGTATACCCCAGGGGCGCCGTCGAGGGCATCGACCTCGAGCCCCGAGTCCTCGGCGAGGACCGGAAGCCCGGTCTCGGCGCAGATCGTCCGTGCCTTGAGCCGAGCGTTCTCCTCGAACGTGGTCCCGGTTTCGGGAACGTCGGAGAACGGGCGGTCGTGGAAGGTCAACAAGGAAACGCCGGAAAGATCGGAAAGGAGCTCCTTCAGCTCCCTGATCTTCCCGGCGTTCTTCGTCCCGAGGAGGATCCTCATCCAGCGCGGACTGGCTGTAACTTCAGCTCGTCGGCGAAGTGACAGGCGACGAAGTGCTCGCCCCCGATGTCGCGGTACTCCGGCGCCTCGGTCTTGCAGATCTCCTTGGCATAGCGACAACGGGGATGGAAGTAGCAGCCCGACGGCGGGTTCACCGGCGAGGGGACGTCGCCCTCGAGCAGGATCCGCTCCACCTCGTAGTCCGGGTCCGGGACCGGTACCGCGGACATCAGCGCCTCGGTGTACGGGTGCTTCGGGTTGGTGAACAGCTCCTCAGTCTCGGCGAGCTCCACCGCCTTGCCGAGGTACATCACCGCCACTCGGTCGGAGATGTGGCGCACCACCGACAGGTCGTGGGCGATGAACAGATAGGTGAGCCCGAAGTCCTTCTGCAGGTCCTCGAGCAGGTTCAGCACCTGGGCCTGGATCGATACATCGAGCGCGGAGACCGGCTCGTCAGCCACGATCAGCTGGGGCTCGAGGGCGAGGGCGCGCGCGATCCCGATCCGCTGGCGCTGTCCACCGGAGAACTCGTGCGGATAGCGCTTCATGTGATCCGGCTTCAGCCCGACCGCTCCGAGGAGCTCCTGCACCCGCTGCTCCCGTTCCTTCCCCTTCGCCACTCCGTGCACGAGGAGCGGCTCACCCACGATCGCTCCCACCGTCATGCGCGGGTTTAAGGAAGAGTAGGGGTCCTGGAATATGATCTGCATGTCGCGGCGCAGCGCTTTCATCGTCTTGCGCGACGCTTTGGCCACATCGACGATCCTGTACTCCTCCCCTGGTTCGGCGAGGGCCTTAGAGCGGAAGTGAATCTCCCCCGCAGTCGGCTCGATCAGCCGCAGGATCGTGCGCCCGGTCGTGGTCTTTCCGCACCCCGACTCCCCCACCAATCCGAGGGTCTCCCCCTCCTTGATGAACAGGTCGACGTCGTCGACCGCCTTCACCTGGGCGACCACCCGGCGGAATACCCCTTTGCGCACCGGGAAGTACTTCTTCAGGTGCTTCACATCGAGCAGGACGTTATCGGAAGACAATCTCAAATCACCTCTCTATTCGTACAGCCAGCAGGCCACTGTGTGACCGGGGGCTACTTCCTTGAGCGGTGGGACCTTGGTCTTGCAGATCTCCATTGCGTGCGGGCAACGCGGCTCGAACCCGCACCCGGCCGGGACGTCGAACGGATCCGGGACAACCCCCTTGATCGGGGTGAGCCGTTCCTTCTTCGATGCGAGCGAGGGGATCGAGTTCATCAGCCCCTGGGTGTACGGGTGTTTCGGGTTGTGGAACACCTCGCGTACGTCGGAGCCCTCCACGATCTTCCCCAGGTACATGACGACGACATCGTCGGCCATATCGGCGATCACGCCGAGGTCGTGGGTGATGAACTGGATCGCGGTCTTGAACTCCTTGCGCAGGTCGTTCATCAGGTCGAGGACCTGGGCCTGGATCGTCACGTCGAGGGCGGTCGTCGGCTCGTCGGCGATGAGGAGGGATGGGTTACAGGACAGGGCCATGGCGATCATCGCGCGCTGGCGCATCCCACCGGAGAGCTGGTGCGGGTACTCATCGACCCGCTGCTCCGGAACCGGGATCCCCACCGCGCGCAGCATCTCAATCGCCTTCTCCCGCGCCTGTTTCTTGTTCAGGTGCTGGTGAAGGATGATCGCCTCCATGATCTGGTTTCCGATTGTGTACACCGGGTTGAGCGACGTCATCGGCTCCTGGAAGATCATCGCGATCTGATCCCCGCGGATGGAGCGGTACTCCTTCCCCTTCGGGTTGAGCTTGGTGAGATCAGTGACCTTCCCGTCCTGGTGGAACAGGATCTCCCCCTCCTCGATCTTTCCCGGGGGCATCTGCACGAGCCCCATGATGGAGAGGGCGGTCACCGACTTCCCACAGCCGCTCTCCCCCACGACGCCGAGCGTCTTCTCCGGTTCGATCGTGAAGTCAACCCCGTCCACGGCCCGCACGACCCCGTCTTCGGTGTAAAAGTAGGTCTTCAGTCCGTTAACCTCAATCAGCGGCACCGTTATTTCCCCTCCTCGCGTTTAGTCTCGTTAGTGCAGGATCGATAGGATGAACCCCAAGAGCAGGAACACGCCCGCCAACACAGAGGTCAGGGTCCTCTTCGGGTCTTTGGTCTCATCCCGGCCGAACACCGTGCTCGACATCCCCGCACCGAATGCCCCTCCGAGGCCGGAGTGCTCGCTCATCTGCATGAGGATGAGGCCCATCATGGTGAAGGAATCGATGAAAAACAGGATCTCAAGAATCAATCTCAGCATGTCCCGATCGGTCCTTTCTTTCCTCCCAGGAAAAAATAAGGTTAGGTACCGCATTATAACACGAGGCAAACTCCGTGGCAACTTCCATTACCGCCTTGCAAGTACCCTTCTCGGCCTGTATTCTCACCCCGGGAGGAAGCGTGCGCAAATTGATCTTCGTCACCGGGGGGGTTCTCTCCGGGCTGGGAAAAGGGGTTATCACCGCCTCGATCGGGCTTCTGTTCAAGCTGAGTGGGTACAAGGTCAGCCTACAGAAGATCGACCCCTACCTCAATCTGGATGCGGGCACGATGAACCCATACGAGCATGGGGAGGTGTTCGTCACTCGCGATGGAATGGAGACCGACCTCGACATCGGCCGCTACGAGCGGTTCCTCGGGGAGGAGCTGACCGCGGTCAATTACATGACCACCGGTCAGGTGTACTGGAACGTGATCCGCAAGGAGCGGGCTGGGGAGTTCCTCGGGAAGACGGTCCAGGTCATCCCCCACATCACCGACGAGATCAAGGGGCTGATCCTGAGGGCGGTGGAGGGTGCGGAGATCGGGGTGGTCGAGATCGGGGGGACGGTGGGTGACATCGAGAGCCTCCCGTTCCTCGAGGCGCTGCGTCAGCTCCGGGATGACCTGCCGCGCGAGGACACGTTTTTCGTCCACCTCACCCTCCTCCCGCGTCTCTCTTCCACCGATGAGCTAAAGACGAAGCCAACGCAGCACTCGGTGAAGGAGCTGCGGGCGATCGGGATCCAGCCGGACGCGATCGTCGCCCGTGCCGACGGGCCGCTCCCGGACGGGGTACGGCGGAAGATCGCGCGGTTCTGCGACGTCCCGATGGAGAACGTGATCGAGGATCCGGACCTCGACTCGATCTACGCCGCCCCGCTCGTCCTTCACGACCAGGGCTTAGATGACCGTATCTCCTGCCGGCTCGGCCTTCCCGCCGTCCAGCCGGACCTCTCCGCCTGGACGGAGCGCCTTGCGCGGTTGCGGAACCCAACCCGGGAGGTGCAAATCGGGATCGTGGGAAAATACGTAGAGCTCGAGGATTCCTACATCAGCATCCGCGAGGCTCTGATCCACGCCGGGATCGCCAACGACGCCCGGGTGGAGATGCTGTGGATCCCGGCCGAGGCCGTGGCGCGGGATGGTCCGGAGAAGCACCTGGAGGGGATCGACGGTCTCCTCGTCCCGGGCGGGTTCGGCGACCGGGGGATCGAGGGGAAGGTGGAGGCAATAAGCTACGTGAGAAAACGCAAGATCCCGTTCTTCGGGATCTGTCTCGGTCTCCAGTGTGCGGTGATCGAGTTCGCCCGCGACCGCCTCGGCCTTCCGCAGGCGAACAGCTCGGAGTTCGATCCCCACACCCCGGACCCGGTCATCGACCTTCTCCCTGATCAGGCCGATGTGCGGGACAAGGGAGGGACGATGCGCCTCGGGGAGTACGAGACCGTCCTGAAAAATGGGACGAGGGCCTATGACTGCTATCGGGCCGATCGGATCCGGGAACGCCATCGCCACCGCTACGAGTTCAACCCTGCCTATCGAGAGGCATTCGAGGCGGCAGGGATGGTCGTCTCCGGGACCTCACCCGACGGAAGGCTGGTCGAGATCATCGAGCTTCCGGATCATCCGTGGTACGTCGGGGTGCAGTTCCATCCCGAGTTCACCTCCCGTTTTCTCTTTCCCCATCCGCTCTTCTCCGGCTTTGTCGAGGCATGTCTAAGGCGAAGGGATTCGTCCTCGTCTTCCTGATCCTGGGCCTTGCGGCGGGGGGATACTTCCTCCTTAGAACCCGCCCCGGCCCACCGCCCGCCGAGGACGCCATGACCGGCGTGGTCCTCTTCGGGTACGATCCCGACGGGAACCCGAGCTGGCGGGTGGAGGCGAAGGAGGGGAAGATGGAGCGGGATAAGGGTGAGCTCAAAGACGTGACCCTGACCCTCTACGAGGCCGGGGATCCCCGGCTCACCGTATCGGCCCCGGGCCTCTCCTTC
The Candidatus Bipolaricaulota bacterium genome window above contains:
- a CDS encoding dipeptide ABC transporter ATP-binding protein, which codes for MSSDNVLLDVKHLKKYFPVRKGVFRRVVAQVKAVDDVDLFIKEGETLGLVGESGCGKTTTGRTILRLIEPTAGEIHFRSKALAEPGEEYRIVDVAKASRKTMKALRRDMQIIFQDPYSSLNPRMTVGAIVGEPLLVHGVAKGKEREQRVQELLGAVGLKPDHMKRYPHEFSGGQRQRIGIARALALEPQLIVADEPVSALDVSIQAQVLNLLEDLQKDFGLTYLFIAHDLSVVRHISDRVAVMYLGKAVELAETEELFTNPKHPYTEALMSAVPVPDPDYEVERILLEGDVPSPVNPPSGCYFHPRCRYAKEICKTEAPEYRDIGGEHFVACHFADELKLQPVRAG
- a CDS encoding nucleotide exchange factor GrpE gives rise to the protein MTEDKDKKLNKEETEEKQEQPLEELLRKKDEEIQSYIDRLKRLQAEFENYKKRVLRDMASLEERVSDREVLDFLPLYDNLERAFASYSGNNDAQSFIEGIERIFAQFDQILKQKGITPIEAEGTLFDPALHEALLSVESDQEPNVILEEFERGYLRRGRVLRPSKVKVSKGKRQDTKEDEDGGQS
- the dnaJ gene encoding molecular chaperone DnaJ, with amino-acid sequence MTKRDYYEILGVSRDASPEEIKRAYRRKAKEFHPDRNPGDRKRAEEAFKEATEAYEVLSDPEKRAQYDRYGHAGPAQGFDFSGSDFRRAREAWSEFGFGGFDDIFDFFFRQGAPQTATRTQRARVQRGEDIEYKLRITLEDAATGTRMRITAPRLVKCDHCNGTGMEPGTSKRVCPTCGGRGQVEYRQQSLLGSFVTVRTCPECNGTGEVIEHPCSRCHGTGRVKERSKISINVPAGVDNGSRLRLKGQGNAGPNGGPPGDLYIVIEVIPHPKFRREGRDIHSQIKVSYPQAVLGAKVTVETLWGEETVTIPPGTQPGTVIRLKGKGMPELNGRGRGDHYIEVQVDVPRKVNSAQRRLLLELQRTLPPPEGS
- the dnaK gene encoding molecular chaperone DnaK; amino-acid sequence: MADKVKEKIIGIDLGTTNSCVAVLEGGSPEVIPNAEGERTTPSVVAFTENGERLVGRLAKRQAITNPNRTVTSIKRKMGTDYRVRIEVNGKVEEYTPEQISAMILQKLKADAEAHLGGKVKKAVITVPAYFNDAQRQATKDAGKIAGLEVMRIINEPTAAALAYGLDKAEEQTILVYDLGGGTFDVSILEIGDGVFEVVATDGDTQLGGDDFDRRIMDWLVDEFRADTGIDLTKDPSAMQRLKDAAEAAKKELSSRMETTINLPYISADSTGPKHLERKLTRAKFEQMIEDYLNRTMDIVEGALKAAGKTEKDIDQVVLVGGSTRIPKVQELIASRIPGKINKEINPDEVVACGAAIQGGVLAGEVDEIVLLDVTPLTLSIETLGGIATPLIERNTTIPTEKTKTFTTAEDNQTTVEIHVVQGERKMAADNKSLGKFQLTGLPPAPRGVPQIDVTFSIDADGILHVTAKDKATGKSSSITIKETSRLSEAEIERMRKEAEEHAEEDKRRAEEIEVRNQADQLVYQTEKALNELGDKVPQAKRAELEDQIRQLKEKLSSNAPVDALRRAMEELAKSAQQLGAEAYKQASTEQQASGAGSSSEESEPKPGDYVDAEYEDKDENK
- the secG gene encoding preprotein translocase subunit SecG, which codes for MLRLILEILFFIDSFTMMGLILMQMSEHSGLGGAFGAGMSSTVFGRDETKDPKRTLTSVLAGVFLLLGFILSILH
- a CDS encoding ABC transporter ATP-binding protein, encoding MTVPLIEVNGLKTYFYTEDGVVRAVDGVDFTIEPEKTLGVVGESGCGKSVTALSIMGLVQMPPGKIEEGEILFHQDGKVTDLTKLNPKGKEYRSIRGDQIAMIFQEPMTSLNPVYTIGNQIMEAIILHQHLNKKQAREKAIEMLRAVGIPVPEQRVDEYPHQLSGGMRQRAMIAMALSCNPSLLIADEPTTALDVTIQAQVLDLMNDLRKEFKTAIQFITHDLGVIADMADDVVVMYLGKIVEGSDVREVFHNPKHPYTQGLMNSIPSLASKKERLTPIKGVVPDPFDVPAGCGFEPRCPHAMEICKTKVPPLKEVAPGHTVACWLYE
- a CDS encoding CTP synthase, giving the protein MRKLIFVTGGVLSGLGKGVITASIGLLFKLSGYKVSLQKIDPYLNLDAGTMNPYEHGEVFVTRDGMETDLDIGRYERFLGEELTAVNYMTTGQVYWNVIRKERAGEFLGKTVQVIPHITDEIKGLILRAVEGAEIGVVEIGGTVGDIESLPFLEALRQLRDDLPREDTFFVHLTLLPRLSSTDELKTKPTQHSVKELRAIGIQPDAIVARADGPLPDGVRRKIARFCDVPMENVIEDPDLDSIYAAPLVLHDQGLDDRISCRLGLPAVQPDLSAWTERLARLRNPTREVQIGIVGKYVELEDSYISIREALIHAGIANDARVEMLWIPAEAVARDGPEKHLEGIDGLLVPGGFGDRGIEGKVEAISYVRKRKIPFFGICLGLQCAVIEFARDRLGLPQANSSEFDPHTPDPVIDLLPDQADVRDKGGTMRLGEYETVLKNGTRAYDCYRADRIRERHRHRYEFNPAYREAFEAAGMVVSGTSPDGRLVEIIELPDHPWYVGVQFHPEFTSRFLFPHPLFSGFVEACLRRRDSSSSS
- the rdgB gene encoding RdgB/HAM1 family non-canonical purine NTP pyrophosphatase codes for the protein MRILLGTKNAGKIRELKELLSDLSGVSLLTFHDRPFSDVPETGTTFEENARLKARTICAETGLPVLAEDSGLEVDALDGAPGVYSARYSGEPVDYARNNALLLKNLTGVTDRRARFVDVAVLRFPDGREYVCNGILSGRIATAPRGEGGFGYDPLFIPDGYDQTLAELGEDVKNRISHRARAIGAMREVIKTLLAEGGSAAARGGGGAGPN